The following are encoded together in the Paraburkholderia sp. BL10I2N1 genome:
- a CDS encoding GYD domain-containing protein, whose protein sequence is MATYIQLVSWTDQGIRNAKDTIKRAKAFAEVAGSMGVKVNSVFWTLGQYDLVITVDAPDDETVTRLGLMLGQLGNVRTSTMRAFGETEMARITDGLK, encoded by the coding sequence ATGGCTACATACATTCAGTTGGTCAGCTGGACGGATCAGGGTATCCGCAACGCAAAGGACACCATCAAGCGGGCAAAGGCATTCGCGGAGGTCGCGGGTTCAATGGGCGTCAAGGTGAACAGCGTGTTCTGGACGCTCGGTCAGTACGACCTCGTGATTACGGTCGACGCCCCGGACGATGAGACGGTGACCCGCCTCGGATTGATGCTGGGGCAACTGGGCAATGTGCGCACCTCGACCATGCGCGCATTTGGCGAGACCGAAATGGCGCGTATTACCGACGGCCTGAAGTAA
- a CDS encoding pentapeptide repeat-containing protein has translation MNHELFPASEPIQPADQPESRRDDQRNAPGDTTVASTTLDRAQLEKLLADAPRPTVFEDCDFELADLSRLDLSGCKFTRCSLVEASFFGATLSGTQWSNCRARQADFGSADLHDASFRACDFNNTNWRRAKLASVSFRESKLTGANFEQTSTLGLQFFECLLIGADLRGISFRKATLERLDFSDADLGGADFREAVFEGGSLRDANLKNARFAGADLRDADLGGLRLTDAAQFQGATISHAQAALLVAELGLRVA, from the coding sequence ATGAACCACGAACTTTTCCCGGCCTCGGAGCCGATCCAACCCGCGGACCAACCTGAATCCCGGAGGGACGATCAAAGGAATGCTCCAGGGGACACCACCGTCGCCTCGACAACCCTCGACCGCGCGCAGCTCGAGAAACTGCTCGCGGACGCGCCTCGTCCTACGGTCTTCGAAGACTGCGATTTTGAACTGGCCGATCTTTCGCGGCTTGACCTGAGTGGCTGCAAGTTCACACGCTGCTCGTTGGTCGAAGCGTCGTTTTTCGGGGCCACCCTGTCGGGAACCCAGTGGAGTAACTGTCGCGCCAGACAGGCGGACTTTGGCTCGGCCGACCTGCACGACGCCAGCTTTCGCGCCTGCGATTTCAACAACACGAACTGGCGCCGCGCCAAGCTGGCGTCAGTGTCGTTCCGGGAAAGCAAGCTCACCGGGGCTAATTTCGAACAGACGTCGACGCTGGGACTGCAGTTCTTCGAATGTCTGCTGATTGGCGCCGATCTGCGCGGCATCTCGTTCAGGAAAGCGACGCTGGAACGGCTGGATTTCTCCGATGCCGACCTGGGGGGTGCCGACTTTCGCGAGGCGGTCTTCGAGGGCGGCAGCCTGCGCGATGCGAACCTCAAGAATGCGCGCTTTGCGGGCGCCGATCTGCGCGACGCGGACCTGGGCGGCCTGCGGCTCACCGATGCCGCGCAGTTTCAGGGTGCCACCATCTCTCACGCGCAGGCTGCGCTGCTGGTGGCGGAACTCGGATTGCGGGTCGCGTAA
- a CDS encoding transglutaminase family protein: MKLRVGYELVYECAQPTPMLLMLNTHYSRVQDVLSADVLRVDPPVPITQYRDGFGNLCSRIVAPQGYISLSTTALLNISDRPETLEPYGYQVPVEALPDECLVFLLGSRYCETDLLSDVAWQLFGKSPPGRDRVQAICDYVFRHITFGYDFARPTKTAFQAWQERKGVCRDFAHLAVTLCRAMNIPARYCTGYISDVGTPEPWSAMDFAAWFEAYVGGSWQTFDPRNNVPRIGRVLMARGRDAADVAITNTFGPTKLIKFDVYCAPE, translated from the coding sequence ATGAAACTCCGCGTTGGCTATGAACTGGTCTACGAGTGCGCGCAGCCGACACCGATGTTGTTGATGCTGAACACGCACTATTCCCGCGTGCAGGATGTTCTGAGCGCCGACGTGCTGAGAGTCGATCCGCCTGTGCCGATCACCCAGTACCGTGATGGCTTCGGCAATTTGTGCAGCAGGATCGTCGCGCCCCAGGGGTATATTTCGCTGTCCACGACGGCGCTCCTCAACATCTCGGACCGTCCCGAGACACTCGAGCCCTATGGCTATCAGGTCCCGGTCGAAGCGTTGCCGGACGAATGTCTCGTGTTCCTGCTCGGTAGCCGCTACTGCGAGACCGATCTGCTATCTGACGTTGCGTGGCAGCTGTTCGGGAAATCGCCTCCGGGACGCGACCGCGTGCAGGCGATCTGCGACTACGTGTTTCGCCACATCACCTTTGGCTATGACTTCGCCCGGCCGACCAAGACCGCATTCCAGGCCTGGCAGGAACGCAAGGGCGTATGCCGCGACTTCGCGCATCTCGCGGTGACGCTGTGCCGCGCGATGAACATCCCGGCGCGCTACTGCACCGGCTATATCAGCGATGTCGGCACACCGGAGCCATGGAGCGCGATGGATTTCGCGGCGTGGTTCGAAGCGTATGTGGGCGGCTCCTGGCAGACGTTCGATCCTCGCAACAACGTGCCGCGCATCGGCCGCGTGTTGATGGCGCGTGGACGCGACGCCGCCGACGTCGCGATCACCAACACGTTCGGCCCGACGAAGCTCATCAAGTTCGACGTCTACTGCGCGCCGGAGTGA
- a CDS encoding DUF302 domain-containing protein, whose amino-acid sequence MSTDSTPSYVVQLQSRFDFDATVERVTQALTSRGMTIFADIDQAAAAEKAGTALRPTRLILFGNPKGGTPIMVAHPHAALELPLKAVVWQEGTAPVCVDYLEPGALLTASYGVDPALTGSFQQVTQLLIHALNDGSSGRLGVGPSPQRNEHD is encoded by the coding sequence ATGTCCACCGACTCAACCCCATCCTACGTCGTCCAGCTGCAAAGCCGCTTCGATTTCGATGCGACAGTCGAACGCGTTACGCAGGCGCTGACCTCTCGCGGCATGACCATCTTCGCCGACATCGACCAGGCCGCCGCCGCGGAAAAGGCTGGCACAGCCCTGCGCCCTACCCGTCTGATCCTGTTCGGCAACCCGAAAGGCGGCACGCCGATCATGGTCGCCCATCCTCACGCGGCGCTGGAGTTGCCGCTCAAGGCTGTGGTCTGGCAGGAGGGCACGGCGCCCGTGTGCGTCGACTACCTGGAGCCAGGTGCCCTGCTGACCGCGAGCTACGGCGTCGATCCGGCTTTGACCGGGAGCTTTCAGCAAGTGACGCAGCTGCTGATTCACGCATTGAATGACGGCTCGTCCGGCCGTCTCGGTGTTGGCCCATCGCCGCAACGTAATGAACACGACTGA
- a CDS encoding glycosyltransferase family 2 protein, producing MLEEALALASPRILPRPATFLGVLIHCSVAVLWLVLFARAFFLHGVVAWSTGIAYVVYDTLLLGFVTLKTLPLVRPVKAPGNPLDPHAARDLPGMGVIVASHNEAAVLPVTLAALLKQTHGPAQIVIADDGSTDGTHELLTRRFGLTAPVEGELSAPSSLHPNLYWLRVPHGGKARALNAAIVQMTTETVMTVDADTLLADDATSAMRAAFAASPKLVAAAGILVPVCSKTVSGRLFQWFQTYEYMRNFIARFAWMRADSLLLVSGAFASFRRDALITVGGFDPQCLVEDYELIHRLRRHSVDHGLGWDVRVVGNAHGRTDAPGTLGGFLRQRRRWFAGFLQTQYWNRDMTGNPRYGVLGMLMLPVKAIDTMQPIYGLTAFALLLGFVFGGHGAIVLSIFSVIGLKTAIDLAFYLWCVHLYRRWTGDRAGSSLWMAMAAAVAEPFTFQLIRHAGATLGWLHFLRGGRSWGKQRRSGLVASPDQN from the coding sequence GTGCTGGAAGAAGCGCTGGCGCTCGCATCGCCGCGCATCCTGCCGCGTCCCGCCACGTTCCTCGGCGTGCTGATTCATTGCAGCGTCGCCGTGCTGTGGCTCGTCCTGTTCGCGCGCGCGTTCTTTCTGCATGGCGTGGTAGCGTGGTCGACAGGTATCGCCTATGTCGTCTACGACACGCTGCTGCTTGGGTTCGTCACGCTGAAAACGTTGCCGCTCGTCCGGCCGGTGAAAGCGCCCGGGAACCCTCTGGACCCGCATGCCGCCCGGGACCTGCCAGGTATGGGCGTGATCGTCGCATCGCATAACGAGGCGGCCGTCCTGCCCGTCACGCTCGCCGCGTTGCTGAAGCAGACCCACGGTCCCGCACAGATCGTGATCGCCGACGACGGTTCCACCGACGGCACACACGAGTTGCTCACCCGCCGCTTCGGGCTGACTGCGCCCGTCGAGGGCGAGCTGAGCGCGCCGAGTTCGCTCCACCCGAATCTCTACTGGCTGCGTGTGCCGCACGGCGGCAAGGCGCGTGCGCTGAATGCCGCGATCGTGCAGATGACAACCGAAACGGTGATGACGGTCGATGCCGACACTCTGCTCGCCGACGACGCCACGTCTGCGATGCGTGCCGCGTTCGCCGCTAGTCCGAAACTGGTGGCGGCAGCGGGCATCCTCGTGCCGGTGTGCAGCAAAACCGTGTCGGGCCGGCTATTCCAGTGGTTTCAGACGTACGAATACATGCGAAACTTCATCGCACGGTTTGCGTGGATGCGTGCCGACAGCCTGCTGCTGGTCTCGGGCGCATTCGCTTCGTTCCGACGCGACGCGCTGATTACGGTGGGCGGCTTCGATCCGCAATGTCTGGTGGAAGACTACGAGTTGATTCACCGGCTACGTCGTCATTCCGTGGACCACGGGCTCGGTTGGGACGTGCGCGTGGTCGGCAATGCGCATGGGCGCACGGATGCGCCCGGTACGCTCGGCGGTTTCCTTCGGCAACGCCGGCGCTGGTTTGCAGGCTTTTTGCAGACCCAATACTGGAATCGCGACATGACGGGCAATCCGCGCTACGGCGTGCTAGGCATGCTGATGCTGCCGGTCAAGGCAATCGACACCATGCAGCCGATCTACGGGCTGACGGCGTTCGCGTTGCTGCTCGGGTTCGTCTTTGGCGGGCACGGCGCGATCGTGCTGTCGATTTTCAGCGTAATCGGTCTGAAAACGGCAATCGACCTGGCGTTCTATCTCTGGTGCGTGCATCTATACCGGCGCTGGACCGGCGATCGCGCTGGATCGAGCCTGTGGATGGCAATGGCCGCCGCAGTTGCGGAACCGTTCACCTTCCAGTTGATACGGCATGCTGGCGCAACGCTTGGCTGGCTGCATTTTCTGCGCGGCGGGCGGTCGTGGGGAAAGCAGCGACGCTCTGGGCTGGTAGCATCGCCGGATCAAAACTGA
- a CDS encoding cytochrome b, whose protein sequence is MNTQANSRYTHASGDAQAQVQQQYTRPAMLLHWIIAMLMIGNVILGLSADSLPDDWVRPVIDTHKSIGITVLGLALMRILWRVSHRPPPLPRDFPRWERAAAHVAHFLLYLLMIGLPLSGWMHDSAWKDAATHPMSLFGLIPWPRIGLIMNLDSAVKEPLHDQFGALHTWLGYALYALLAMHIGGALKHQWIDRQSVLKRMVP, encoded by the coding sequence ATGAATACTCAGGCCAATTCCCGCTACACCCATGCCTCAGGCGACGCGCAGGCACAGGTTCAGCAGCAATACACCCGCCCCGCGATGCTTCTTCACTGGATCATCGCAATGTTGATGATCGGCAACGTCATATTAGGTCTGAGCGCGGATTCGTTGCCGGACGACTGGGTCCGCCCCGTCATTGATACCCACAAGTCGATCGGCATTACCGTACTCGGCCTCGCGCTGATGCGTATCCTGTGGCGGGTGTCGCACCGGCCGCCGCCGCTGCCGCGCGATTTTCCGCGCTGGGAACGCGCCGCGGCCCATGTCGCACACTTTCTGCTTTATCTGCTGATGATCGGCTTACCGCTATCCGGCTGGATGCACGATTCAGCCTGGAAAGACGCCGCGACGCATCCAATGAGTCTATTCGGCCTGATCCCCTGGCCGCGCATCGGTCTCATCATGAATCTCGACTCCGCCGTGAAAGAACCGCTGCACGACCAGTTCGGCGCGCTGCATACGTGGCTCGGTTACGCACTGTATGCGTTGCTGGCGATGCATATCGGCGGTGCGCTGAAACATCAATGGATCGACCGTCAATCTGTCCTGAAGCGGATGGTGCCGTGA
- the msrB gene encoding peptide-methionine (R)-S-oxide reductase MsrB, whose amino-acid sequence MKRTKRIFLKVCGLAALTGGTAAWRLFRAAPAYAATSASYEVTHTDAEWHKLLTDAQYHVLREAGTERPYSSPLNDEHRMGIFSCAGCKLDLFSSKTKFNSHTGWPSFWQPLDNAVVTQTDTSFGMTRDEVHCRRCGGHLGHVFDDGPKPTGLRYCMNGLAMTFTPKAV is encoded by the coding sequence ATGAAACGCACCAAACGGATTTTCCTCAAGGTATGTGGCCTCGCGGCGCTCACGGGAGGGACTGCCGCATGGCGTCTGTTTCGCGCCGCGCCAGCGTATGCCGCGACGAGCGCGTCCTACGAGGTCACCCATACCGACGCCGAATGGCACAAGTTGCTGACCGACGCGCAGTACCACGTGCTGCGCGAGGCGGGGACGGAGCGTCCCTACAGCAGTCCGTTGAACGACGAGCATCGGATGGGTATTTTTTCCTGCGCGGGGTGCAAACTTGACCTGTTTTCATCGAAGACGAAGTTCAACAGCCACACGGGCTGGCCGAGTTTCTGGCAACCGCTGGACAACGCCGTCGTGACGCAGACGGATACGTCTTTCGGCATGACGCGCGATGAAGTGCATTGCCGTCGCTGCGGCGGACATCTGGGGCATGTGTTCGATGACGGGCCCAAGCCGACGGGTTTGCGGTATTGCATGAACGGCCTTGCGATGACCTTTACACCCAAGGCGGTGTGA
- the msrA gene encoding peptide-methionine (S)-S-oxide reductase MsrA, with the protein MKFLTQPAGKSTRSRVVAVAISLGLCTVALTVAERPALSAESAVVIAPPAVDEPATGAHTESAVLAGGCFWGVQGVFQHVRGVTNVVSGYAGGERATAEYETVSTGQTGHAESVQITYDPSQITYGRLLQVYFSVAHDPTELNRQGPDSGTQYRSAIFPANDMQKRIAQSYIAQLDKSHAFPAPIVTKTDPLKAFYPAEGYHQNYLTLHPDSMYIVINDMPKIANLKRLFPDLYRDKPVLVSTASK; encoded by the coding sequence ATGAAGTTTTTGACTCAACCTGCTGGCAAATCGACTCGCTCACGGGTCGTGGCCGTCGCAATTTCGCTGGGACTGTGCACCGTCGCGCTGACGGTGGCAGAGCGGCCAGCGTTGTCCGCCGAATCGGCCGTAGTCATCGCACCTCCTGCCGTGGATGAACCGGCAACGGGCGCGCACACCGAATCGGCGGTACTCGCGGGCGGATGCTTTTGGGGCGTGCAGGGCGTGTTCCAGCACGTGCGCGGCGTGACCAACGTGGTGTCCGGCTATGCGGGCGGCGAGCGCGCCACGGCCGAATACGAAACCGTCAGCACCGGACAGACCGGCCACGCGGAATCTGTGCAGATCACTTACGATCCGTCGCAGATCACCTATGGCCGCCTGCTGCAGGTCTATTTTTCAGTCGCGCATGATCCGACGGAGTTGAACCGCCAGGGGCCGGATTCCGGCACGCAATACCGCTCGGCGATCTTCCCGGCCAACGACATGCAAAAGCGCATCGCGCAAAGCTACATCGCCCAGCTCGACAAGTCGCACGCCTTTCCGGCGCCGATCGTGACGAAGACCGACCCGCTCAAGGCCTTCTATCCCGCAGAGGGGTATCACCAGAACTATCTGACGCTTCATCCCGACTCAATGTACATCGTCATCAACGACATGCCGAAGATAGCGAATCTGAAGCGCCTGTTTCCGGACCTCTATCGCGACAAGCCGGTCCTGGTGTCGACAGCGTCGAAATAA
- a CDS encoding RidA family protein codes for MSHDLKFWMVPGAPTPVGPFSHATESDGWVFLTGQMPTSPDDDQAPLPEGVVAQTKRVMDNLVLVLQGLDLGLEHVVAARIFLTGFKRDYASMNHTYRAYFPNDALPARTCIGVTGLARDALVEIDFIARRPPHGL; via the coding sequence ATGAGCCACGACCTCAAATTCTGGATGGTGCCAGGGGCACCGACGCCCGTCGGGCCCTTCTCCCATGCCACCGAATCCGATGGCTGGGTGTTCCTCACGGGCCAGATGCCCACCTCGCCCGACGACGACCAGGCCCCACTACCCGAAGGCGTCGTCGCTCAGACAAAACGCGTGATGGACAACCTGGTACTCGTCCTTCAGGGCCTTGATCTCGGCCTGGAACATGTCGTCGCCGCACGCATTTTCCTGACCGGGTTCAAGCGCGACTACGCGTCGATGAACCATACGTACCGCGCGTATTTCCCAAACGACGCGCTGCCTGCGAGGACCTGCATCGGCGTAACCGGTCTCGCGCGCGACGCGCTCGTCGAAATCGACTTCATCGCCAGAAGGCCGCCGCACGGGCTGTAG
- a CDS encoding J domain-containing protein — MATLYDLLGVHENATADEIKRAYRKAAMRWHPDRNAGREDAARAAFQEIKDAYAILSDASQRQIYDAVFAEQMRGWESTRQQAEREQAEREAAARAAAEAAYAEMVALAMRFAEESYNRDVVFGVLIGHDCEVQQAAQIADSVLALHASRQAAVAPAASVAEVSQEPATASATGDAHPHKAFANPIGTLWYQFLSGLRL, encoded by the coding sequence ATGGCAACCCTCTACGACTTGCTCGGTGTGCACGAAAACGCCACCGCGGATGAAATCAAGCGCGCATACAGGAAGGCGGCGATGCGGTGGCATCCCGACCGCAACGCCGGCCGTGAGGATGCCGCACGCGCCGCGTTTCAGGAAATCAAGGATGCGTACGCCATTCTTTCCGATGCGTCGCAACGTCAGATCTATGACGCGGTTTTCGCCGAGCAGATGCGCGGCTGGGAGAGCACGCGGCAGCAGGCCGAACGCGAACAGGCCGAACGCGAGGCCGCCGCCCGGGCTGCCGCCGAGGCTGCCTATGCCGAAATGGTCGCGCTGGCGATGCGCTTTGCCGAAGAGAGCTACAACCGCGATGTGGTGTTCGGCGTGCTGATCGGACACGACTGCGAGGTTCAGCAGGCGGCCCAGATCGCCGATAGCGTGCTGGCCCTCCATGCGTCGCGGCAAGCCGCCGTCGCGCCTGCGGCTTCGGTCGCTGAGGTATCGCAGGAGCCGGCGACCGCTTCCGCGACGGGCGACGCTCATCCGCACAAGGCTTTCGCGAATCCCATCGGGACCCTGTGGTATCAGTTTCTGAGCGGACTGCGGCTTTGA
- a CDS encoding DUF6765 family protein has translation MNIDFHYGVVYIVARVGGLPAGQALTVAHACQYVDDATTPGILRFSGGEIFERFATAHKLFDYSNTEDDKNRLVWTPFHFLPAGEGDTLKERAVCRPDSSVARDVVRRAIRQRQADNALHRLGVTLHSYVDTWAHQGFSGIESDLNRVKSLNAENCTHQKWLSHLEQMTRHLIEDIQRDVLARALPLGHGAALHYPDLPSAKWSYVDGKGDLIERSNPEEFISAADMACRAVQSFVEGREDFESQAGLPADVKAALYKLLANNNNDDELLRLRKVCESVLEGTIPGLKERIPDYVAKGVDSWKFIATGLQSDDDGDFPPAWTPAFENSDYRRFHDAVKEHRFVVTQEILPAHGLRIA, from the coding sequence GTGAACATCGATTTCCACTATGGCGTGGTGTACATCGTCGCGCGTGTCGGCGGTTTGCCAGCCGGGCAGGCCTTGACGGTAGCCCACGCCTGCCAGTACGTCGACGACGCGACCACACCGGGAATCCTGCGGTTTTCCGGGGGCGAGATCTTTGAGCGCTTCGCGACCGCTCACAAGCTCTTCGACTATTCCAATACGGAAGATGACAAGAACCGCCTTGTGTGGACGCCATTCCATTTCCTGCCCGCCGGCGAGGGCGATACGTTGAAAGAACGGGCGGTGTGCCGTCCCGATAGCAGCGTTGCGCGCGATGTGGTTCGACGCGCGATTCGACAAAGGCAGGCGGATAACGCGCTACATCGCCTTGGCGTGACGCTGCACAGCTACGTCGATACCTGGGCGCATCAGGGGTTTTCCGGAATCGAAAGCGACCTCAACCGCGTTAAGAGCCTGAATGCCGAGAACTGCACCCATCAAAAGTGGCTGTCGCATCTTGAGCAGATGACCCGGCATCTCATCGAAGATATCCAGCGTGACGTGCTGGCGAGGGCATTGCCCTTGGGCCACGGCGCTGCACTGCACTATCCCGACCTGCCTTCGGCAAAGTGGAGCTACGTCGACGGCAAAGGCGATCTGATTGAGAGGAGCAATCCCGAAGAGTTCATCAGCGCGGCCGATATGGCATGCCGCGCCGTTCAGTCATTCGTCGAGGGACGAGAAGATTTCGAGTCTCAAGCGGGGCTGCCGGCGGATGTAAAGGCAGCGCTTTATAAGCTGCTTGCAAATAACAATAACGACGACGAGCTGCTACGGCTTCGCAAAGTGTGCGAGTCCGTGCTGGAAGGTACGATACCCGGCCTGAAGGAGCGCATTCCCGACTATGTCGCCAAGGGAGTCGATTCCTGGAAATTCATCGCGACGGGCTTGCAGTCCGATGACGACGGTGACTTTCCGCCGGCATGGACGCCTGCCTTTGAAAATAGCGATTACCGGCGCTTTCATGATGCAGTGAAAGAGCACCGCTTTGTCGTCACGCAGGAGATCCTGCCCGCTCACGGATTGCGTATCGCCTGA
- a CDS encoding H-NS histone family protein, whose product MATLEQIQARMKKLQVQAEALIARRAQAALDQIRELMLKHGLTTQDIEAKAKARRERVKAASGRIVNGKVKAAATKGKLPPKYRDPKSGATWSGHARPPAWIKNVKDRSKFLIDAASAAADTAVVAKAKVATKKSAAKKSAVKKVAAKKVASAKKAAAGKSAAGKPMAKQPAAKKGPSTAAVKAKGRKPAVKKAAGGKFSGSVEAAATSVA is encoded by the coding sequence ATGGCCACGCTCGAACAGATTCAGGCACGCATGAAGAAGCTTCAGGTTCAGGCCGAAGCTCTCATCGCCAGACGCGCACAGGCCGCCCTTGACCAGATTCGCGAGCTCATGCTTAAGCATGGCTTGACGACACAGGACATCGAGGCAAAGGCAAAAGCCCGCAGGGAGCGCGTAAAGGCCGCAAGCGGACGCATTGTCAACGGCAAGGTTAAGGCTGCGGCGACCAAGGGCAAGTTGCCGCCTAAGTACCGTGATCCAAAGTCGGGCGCTACCTGGAGTGGCCATGCCCGGCCCCCGGCCTGGATCAAGAACGTCAAGGACAGGTCAAAATTCCTGATTGATGCCGCAAGCGCTGCGGCCGATACGGCAGTTGTTGCCAAGGCGAAAGTTGCCACAAAGAAGAGCGCTGCAAAGAAGAGCGCGGTGAAGAAAGTGGCAGCGAAGAAAGTTGCTTCAGCCAAAAAGGCTGCAGCCGGAAAGAGCGCGGCTGGCAAACCGATGGCGAAACAGCCCGCTGCGAAGAAAGGTCCCTCGACAGCAGCAGTCAAGGCAAAAGGCAGGAAGCCTGCCGTGAAGAAGGCCGCTGGCGGCAAGTTTTCGGGCTCGGTGGAGGCGGCTGCCACCTCGGTGGCCTGA
- a CDS encoding DUF2866 domain-containing protein: MVQDDVRKQLRAMSSAQRGFATQTCTISEAFEPPWGRPYRVVEWSLPTEPDACRRVVPAESTAAEIIATLLSHVPGRRIRQLGEEI; this comes from the coding sequence ATGGTTCAGGACGATGTGCGGAAACAGTTACGTGCGATGTCCAGCGCACAGCGCGGTTTTGCGACCCAGACATGCACGATATCCGAGGCGTTTGAGCCGCCCTGGGGGCGTCCGTACCGCGTCGTCGAATGGTCGCTGCCGACCGAGCCGGACGCGTGTCGACGTGTCGTTCCGGCGGAGAGCACGGCCGCGGAGATCATTGCAACGCTTTTGTCCCATGTGCCCGGCCGGCGTATCCGGCAATTGGGCGAAGAGATCTAG
- a CDS encoding IS630 family transposase: protein MRVAPVVVLSEEQEAELTKLVRSKRTSVRLSQRARIVLLAAQGLQNKDIAEQLGIGRVQVSRWRERYVESGLEGIERDLPRGAPPLKVDVQKLVELTTQSKPMAATHWSTRKMAAELGVSASTVMRHWQANGLKPHIVRGFKVSRDPKFVEKLEDIVGLYMSPPEHALVLCCDEKSQVQALDRTQPGLPLKKGRAQTMTHDYKRHGTTTLFAALNVLDGQVIGQCQQRHTHAEWLKFLRQIDRQTPKGKTLHLIADNYATHKHPAVQEWLARHPRFNMHFTPTSASWLNMVERFFRDISENRLRRGVFTSVPELVTAIGEYVAHHNTDPKPFIWTKTARDILQKVIRANSRLSSKQNGTLH, encoded by the coding sequence TTGCGAGTTGCGCCGGTTGTTGTGTTGAGCGAGGAGCAGGAAGCCGAGTTGACCAAGCTCGTTCGTTCCAAGCGGACGAGCGTGCGTCTGTCGCAGCGCGCACGAATTGTTCTACTGGCCGCACAGGGCCTGCAGAACAAGGACATCGCTGAGCAACTGGGCATTGGTCGCGTGCAGGTTTCGCGCTGGCGCGAGCGCTATGTTGAGTCTGGCCTTGAAGGCATCGAACGCGACTTGCCGCGCGGCGCCCCGCCATTGAAGGTAGACGTTCAGAAGCTGGTTGAACTGACCACGCAAAGCAAGCCCATGGCAGCCACGCACTGGAGCACGCGCAAGATGGCTGCCGAGCTGGGCGTCAGCGCCAGCACCGTGATGCGGCATTGGCAAGCCAATGGGCTGAAACCGCACATCGTTCGAGGCTTCAAGGTATCGCGCGACCCAAAATTCGTTGAGAAGCTCGAAGACATCGTGGGCCTGTACATGTCTCCGCCCGAGCACGCCCTGGTGCTGTGCTGCGACGAGAAGAGCCAGGTACAGGCGCTGGACAGGACGCAGCCTGGCTTACCTCTGAAGAAGGGGCGTGCGCAGACGATGACGCACGACTACAAACGCCACGGCACGACCACGCTGTTTGCAGCGCTCAACGTGCTCGATGGGCAAGTGATCGGCCAATGCCAGCAGCGACACACTCATGCCGAGTGGCTGAAGTTCTTGCGCCAGATTGATCGCCAAACGCCCAAGGGCAAGACGCTGCACCTGATTGCCGACAACTACGCCACGCACAAGCACCCGGCGGTACAGGAGTGGCTGGCCAGGCACCCGAGGTTCAACATGCACTTCACACCGACCTCGGCGTCGTGGCTGAACATGGTCGAGCGGTTCTTCCGAGACATCTCCGAGAACCGGTTGCGCCGCGGCGTGTTCACCAGCGTGCCCGAACTCGTGACCGCCATCGGCGAATACGTCGCCCATCACAACACCGACCCCAAGCCATTCATCTGGACCAAGACCGCGCGCGACATCCTGCAGAAGGTCATTCGAGCCAACTCGCGCTTAAGTTCCAAACAGAACGGAACACTGCACTAG
- a CDS encoding cold-shock protein, with protein MATGIVKWFNDAKGFGFITPDGGGEDLFAHFSEVQGSGFKSLQENQKVSFEVKQGPKGKQAANIQPL; from the coding sequence ATGGCAACAGGTATTGTGAAGTGGTTCAACGATGCAAAGGGTTTTGGCTTCATCACGCCGGACGGCGGTGGCGAAGACCTCTTCGCACATTTCTCTGAAGTCCAGGGAAGCGGCTTCAAGTCGCTGCAGGAAAACCAGAAAGTGAGCTTCGAAGTGAAGCAGGGGCCGAAGGGCAAGCAGGCCGCGAACATCCAGCCGCTGTAA